In [Clostridium] cellulosi, one genomic interval encodes:
- the carA gene encoding Carbamoyl-phosphate synthase small chain (High confidence in function and specificity), whose product MCEQKAYLLLADGTIFEGRSIGKRGTAVGEIVFNTSMTGYEEILTDASYYGQIVTQTYPLIGNYGVNDDDIESRKSWVNGYIVHEECDTPSNFRCAGNLDSFLKKQNIIGLCGLDTRRLTRIIREHGVMNGAITDEKGLENKEQLLKEINNYKIKDAVKTVTVPEKVEAKAENGKYKVALIDYGYKINIMRSLLKRGCDVTVYPALTPPEEIIKDSPDGIMLSNGPGDPAECKEAVENLKVLSKSDIPIFGICLGHQLLALANGAKTAKLKYGHRGANHPVKDLNQDRTYITSQNHGYAVLADTIDKSVGTVSHINLNDGTVEGVRYNNGHMFTVQFHPEASPGPKDTGYLFDEFISLMKDRS is encoded by the coding sequence ATGTGTGAGCAAAAAGCGTATTTACTGCTTGCCGACGGGACGATATTTGAGGGTCGCTCAATAGGCAAACGCGGTACCGCTGTTGGGGAGATTGTTTTTAATACAAGCATGACCGGTTATGAGGAGATTTTAACGGACGCTTCATATTATGGTCAGATTGTAACCCAGACTTATCCGCTGATTGGCAATTACGGTGTCAATGATGACGATATTGAGTCGAGAAAGTCTTGGGTAAATGGCTATATCGTGCATGAAGAGTGTGATACTCCCAGCAATTTTAGGTGTGCTGGAAATCTTGATAGCTTCTTAAAGAAACAGAATATAATCGGCCTGTGCGGACTTGACACCCGCAGGCTTACAAGAATAATCCGTGAGCACGGTGTTATGAACGGGGCAATAACAGACGAAAAGGGCCTTGAAAACAAAGAGCAGCTTTTGAAAGAGATAAATAATTATAAAATTAAAGATGCAGTCAAAACGGTTACTGTACCGGAAAAGGTTGAAGCAAAGGCTGAAAATGGCAAATACAAAGTGGCGCTTATTGATTACGGCTATAAGATAAACATTATGCGGAGTCTCTTAAAGCGCGGGTGTGACGTAACGGTGTATCCTGCGCTCACTCCACCTGAAGAGATAATAAAAGACTCGCCTGACGGCATTATGTTGTCAAACGGACCAGGCGACCCTGCCGAATGCAAAGAGGCTGTAGAAAACCTTAAAGTCCTATCAAAAAGCGATATACCGATTTTCGGTATCTGCCTTGGACATCAGCTTTTAGCGCTGGCCAACGGAGCAAAGACAGCGAAGCTAAAATACGGTCACAGAGGTGCAAATCATCCGGTTAAGGATTTGAATCAAGATAGAACGTATATAACAAGCCAAAATCACGGTTATGCTGTACTTGCTGACACAATAGATAAAAGTGTTGGCACCGTCAGCCACATTAACCTGAATGACGGAACGGTTGAAGGCGTACGTTACAACAATGGTCACA